A region from the Clostridia bacterium genome encodes:
- the fabG gene encoding 3-oxoacyl-ACP reductase FabG, with product MKMKDVILVTGATRGIGRAISELFLDKGHTVVGIYLKSDDEALKLKEKYINFIPKKADISNSLDVKKAVGEVISEFGEINCLINNAGISETNFLQNDDEESFNRIFNTNIKGTFLVTKEVLSSMINNKKGKIINISSMWGITGGAMEVLYSSSKAAVIGFTKALAKEVALSNINVNCIAPGVIKTDMLNNLDEDTLESLKEETPLSRLGEPMDIAKVCYFLYSDSSDFITGQVISVDGGVVI from the coding sequence ATGAAAATGAAGGATGTAATTTTAGTTACAGGCGCAACAAGAGGAATAGGAAGAGCAATAAGCGAACTGTTCTTAGATAAAGGCCATACAGTTGTCGGAATTTACTTAAAAAGCGACGATGAGGCATTAAAATTAAAAGAAAAATATATAAATTTTATTCCTAAAAAAGCGGATATATCAAACTCTTTGGATGTTAAAAAAGCAGTAGGCGAAGTGATTAGTGAATTCGGGGAAATTAACTGTTTAATTAACAATGCGGGAATTTCTGAAACTAATTTTTTGCAAAATGATGATGAAGAAAGTTTTAACCGAATATTTAATACAAATATAAAGGGTACTTTTCTTGTAACCAAAGAAGTTCTTTCGTCTATGATAAATAATAAAAAAGGTAAAATTATAAATATCTCATCAATGTGGGGAATAACAGGCGGAGCAATGGAGGTTTTATACTCTTCTTCAAAAGCCGCAGTTATCGGCTTTACCAAAGCACTTGCAAAAGAAGTGGCTCTTTCAAACATCAATGTAAACTGTATTGCTCCAGGAGTTATAAAAACAGATATGCTAAATAATTTAGACGAGGATACTTTGGAAAGTTTAAAAGAAGAAACCCCACTGAGTAGGCTTGGAGAACCTATGGATATTGCAAAAGTATGCTACTTTTTATATTCTGATAGTTCTGATTTTATTACAGGGCAGGTAATAAGTGTAGATGGCGGAGTTGTAATTTAA
- a CDS encoding isoprenyl transferase has translation MVFSKLDKDNLPKHIAIIMDGNGRWAKKRGLPRTAGHYKGADNVRNIAHYCYDNGIKVLTLYAFSTENWKRPKPEVDALFKLFKEKLKDYRALMGNRDCVVRFIGDKTPLSDDIKKSMKEIEEYSSQFAHTGFTFNFAINYGSRDEIIKSVKDIALKVKNGEIEIDDIDEKMVSDHLYTYGLPDPDLMVRPSGEQRISNFLLWQSAYTEFYYSDVLWPDFTPKMLEKAIIEYQQRNRRFGGV, from the coding sequence ATGGTTTTTAGTAAACTTGATAAAGACAATCTTCCAAAACATATCGCTATTATAATGGACGGTAACGGCAGATGGGCAAAGAAGAGAGGTCTGCCAAGAACTGCAGGGCATTATAAAGGGGCAGACAATGTAAGAAACATTGCTCATTACTGCTATGATAACGGAATTAAGGTGCTTACTTTGTACGCATTTTCTACTGAAAACTGGAAGAGGCCTAAACCTGAGGTAGACGCTTTGTTTAAACTCTTTAAAGAAAAGTTAAAAGATTACAGAGCGCTTATGGGTAACAGGGACTGTGTAGTGCGTTTTATAGGAGATAAAACACCTCTTAGCGATGATATTAAAAAAAGTATGAAAGAGATTGAAGAATATTCTTCTCAGTTTGCTCATACAGGGTTTACCTTTAATTTTGCAATTAACTACGGAAGCCGTGATGAAATTATTAAATCTGTTAAAGATATTGCTCTTAAGGTAAAAAACGGAGAAATTGAAATTGACGATATAGATGAAAAGATGGTTTCTGACCATTTATATACTTATGGTCTTCCTGACCCTGATTTAATGGTAAGACCAAGCGGAGAACAGAGAATTTCAAATTTCCTTTTATGGCAATCTGCTTATACAGAGTTTTATTATTCTGATGTTTTATGGCCTGATTTTACACCTAAGATGTTGGAAAAGGCGATAATAGAATATCAGCAAAGAAACAGACGCTTCGGGGGAGTGTAG
- a CDS encoding phosphatidate cytidylyltransferase has product MLVRIISGVIGIIVLLLVMFLSQELFIGAISIICAIASYEVMKAYGYTKYKLLLLTGIITSLIIPMSVYFALENYLYLLLLILTVIPIIHMFKNHNEFHTKDLFSYMAGVIIIPWVFSTLAYIRLTEYGQFLIWLPLISAWLTDTFAYFGGRFFGKHKLCPNISPKKTIEGSVTGILGAVLGYIIYGYILKNTWDINVNFYAFILTAIITSSLSQMGDLVASLIKRETGIKDFGKLMPGHGGVLDRFDSLIITAPCIFILLRIINFIYL; this is encoded by the coding sequence ATGTTAGTAAGAATTATTTCAGGCGTAATCGGCATTATAGTTCTTTTATTGGTTATGTTTTTAAGTCAGGAATTGTTTATAGGTGCAATCAGTATTATCTGTGCTATTGCTTCTTATGAAGTTATGAAAGCATACGGATATACTAAATATAAACTTCTTCTTTTAACAGGAATTATAACTTCTTTAATTATTCCTATGTCAGTTTATTTTGCATTAGAAAATTATCTGTATCTTTTGTTACTTATTTTAACTGTTATACCGATTATTCATATGTTTAAAAATCATAACGAGTTTCATACTAAAGACTTGTTTTCCTATATGGCAGGAGTAATTATTATTCCTTGGGTATTTTCTACACTTGCATACATAAGGCTTACAGAGTATGGGCAATTTCTTATCTGGCTTCCTCTTATATCTGCATGGCTTACAGATACTTTTGCATATTTTGGTGGAAGATTTTTCGGCAAACATAAGTTATGCCCTAATATCAGCCCTAAAAAAACCATTGAAGGCTCAGTTACAGGGATTTTAGGAGCAGTTTTAGGATATATAATTTACGGATATATCTTAAAGAACACATGGGATATTAATGTTAATTTCTATGCATTTATATTAACTGCAATTATTACTTCATCTCTTTCACAGATGGGAGACCTTGTAGCATCTTTAATAAAAAGAGAAACAGGTATAAAAGATTTTGGAAAACTTATGCCGGGGCATGGAGGCGTGTTAGACAGATTTGATTCTTTAATTATTACTGCACCGTGCATTTTCATACTTCTTAGGATAATTAACTTTATCTACTTATAA